The Vicia villosa cultivar HV-30 ecotype Madison, WI linkage group LG1, Vvil1.0, whole genome shotgun sequence genome includes a region encoding these proteins:
- the LOC131644826 gene encoding uncharacterized protein LOC131644826: MCRLTIDKPIECNNPMPSPNFEFPVFEAEEEEEEEIPDEISRLLKHEERAILPHKEPLEKINLGSEEDKKEVTIGSLLDADIKSKLTDLLKEYVDVFAWSYQDMPGLDTNIVQHYLPLKPECPPVKQKLRRTHPDMANKIKVEVQKQLDAGFLVTSEYPQWLANIVPVPKKDGKVRMCVDYRDLNKASPKDDFPLPHIDMLVDNTAKFNVFSFMDGFSGYNQIKMAPEDMEKTSFITPWGTFCYKVMPFGLKNAGATYQRAMTTLFHDMMHKEIEVYVDDMIAKSSTEEEHIEYLLKLFQRLRKYQLRLNPNKCTFGVRSGKLLGFIVSQRGIEVDPDKVRAIQEMPAPKTEKQVRGFLGRLNYISRFISQMTATCGPIFKLLRKDQGVVWTEDCQKAFDSIKEYLLEPPILIPPVEGRPLIMYLTVLEESMGCMLGQQDETGKKEHAIYYLSKKFTDCESRYSMLEKTCCALAWASKRLRQYMINNTTWLISKMDPIKYVFEKPALTGRIARWQMLLSEYDIEYRAQKAVKGSILADHLAHQPINEYQSLKFDFPDEDVLYLKMKDCDEPLPEEGPEPGSRWGLIFDGAVNAFGNGIGAIIITPKGTHIPFSARLLFDCTNNIAEYEACIMGLEEAIDLRIKILDIYGDSALVINQIKDKWETYHPGLIPYRDYARRLLTFFNKVELHHIPRDQNRMADALATLSSMFKVNHWNDVPKVRITRLERPAYVFATEAVIDDKPWFHDIKRFLQTQEYPLGASNKDKKTLRRLSGSFFLNGDVLYKRNFDMVLLRCVDRHEADMLMHEVHEGSFGTHSNGHAMSKKILRAGYYWLTMESDCYKHVKRCHKCQIYADKIHVPPTLLNVLSSPWPFSMWGIDMIGMIEPKASNGHRFILVAIDYFTKWVEAASYANVTRQVVVRFIKNNIICRYGIPSKIITDNGSNLNNKMMKELCEEFKIEHHNSSPYRPKMNGAVEAANKNIKKIVQKMVVTYKDWHEMLPFALHGYRTSVRTSTGATPFSLVYGMEAVLPVEVEIPSMRVLMETKLSEAEWCQSRYDQLNLIEEKRMTALCHGQLYQARMKQAFNKKVRPREFQEGDLVLKKILSFQPDSRGKWSPNYEGPYVVKRTFSGGAMILTTMDGDELPHPVNADAVKKYFV, from the coding sequence atgtgcagattaactattgataaacccattgaatgcaataaccctatgccctctcccaactttgagtttcctgtgttcgaagccgaagaagaggaagaagaggagattccggacgagatctctcggttacttaagcacgaggaaagagccattctgcctcacaaagagcctttagaaaaaatcaacttgggttctgaagaagacaaaaaagaagtgaccattggatcgctgcttgatgctgatatcaagagtaagttgacagaccttctcaaagaatatgttgacgtgtttgcctggtcctaccaagacatgcctgggttggataccaatattgttcagcattacttgccattgaagccagaatgtccgccggttaagcagaaattgcgaaggactcaccctgatatggctaacaagatcaaagtggaagttcaaaaacagctcgacgcaggttttcttgtcacctcagagtatcctcaatggttggccaacatagtgccagttccgaagaaagatggcaaagtcagaatgtgtgttgactaccgtgacttgaacaaggccagtccaaaagatgactttccattaccacatatcgacatgctggttgataacaccgctaagttcaacgtcttttccttcatggacgggttctccggttataatcagatcaagatggctcctgaagacatggagaagacatctttcatcaccccatggggtaccttttgctacaaagtgatgccgtttggattaaagaatgcaggtgcaacttaccaaagggcaatgactactctctttcatgacatgatgcataaagaaattgaagtttatgtggacgacatgatagccaagtccagtacagaagaagaacatattgaataccttttgaagttgtttcaacgactaaggaaatatcagcttcgcttgaatcctaacaaatgtacttttggggttagatctggaaaactcttgggtttcattgtcagccaaagaggtattgaagtagatcccgacaaagtcagagctattcaagagatgcctgcaccaaaaactgaaaaacaagtaagaggatttctcggacgattgaactacatctccagatttatctctcaaatgactgctacatgtgggccaattttcaagcttctccgcaaagatcaaggggttgtatggactgaagattgccagaaagcgttcgacagtatcaaggaatacctgttagaaccaccaatattgattcctccagttgaaggaagaccattaatcatgtaccttactgtgttagaagaatccatgggttgtatgcttggacagcaagatgaaaccggtaagaaggagcatgccatctattacttgagtaagaaattcacagattgtgagtctcgttactccatgctcgaaaaaacatgttgtgctttggcttgggcttcaaaacgtctccgccaatacatgatcaacaatactacttggttaatctccaaaatggatccgatcaagtatgtctttgaaaagcctgccttaacaggaaggattgcccgatggcaaatgctgttatccgaatatgacattgaataccgtgctcaaaaagcggtcaagggaagcattctcgccgatcacttggcgcatcaaccaattaatgaatatcaatctctcaagtttgactttcctgatgaagatgtcttgtacttgaagatgaaagattgtgacgaaccgttacctgaagaaggtcctgagcctggatcaagatggggcctaatttttgatggagcagtaaacgcttttggcaatggaattggggcaatcatcatcactcccaagggtactcatatcccattctccgccagattgctatttgattgcaccaacaacatcgcagaatatgaagcttgtatcatgggtctcgaagaagccattgacttaaggatcaagatccttgacatatatggagattccgctctcgtgatcaaccaaatcaaagacaagtgggaaacttaccaccctggcttgattccttacagagattatgcaagacgtctgttgactttcttcaacaaggttgaattgcatcatatacctcgagatcagaatcgaatggcagacgccttggctactctatcttccatgttcaaagtcaatcactggaatgatgtgcctaaagtcagaattacgcgccttgaaaggcccgcctatgtgtttgcaactgaagcagtcatcgatgataaaccgtggttccacgacatcaaacgcttccttcaaactcaagagtacccgcttggggcatcaaacaaagataagaaaactctaaggagactttctggcagtttcttcctgaacggagatgtgctatacaaaagaaatttcgacatggttttgctcagatgcgtggacagacacgaagcagacatgttaatgcatgaagtgcatgaagggtcctttggaactcattcaaatgggcatgcaatgtccaaaaagatcttaagagcaggatactattggttgacaatggaatctgattgttacaaacacgtgaagagatgtcacaagtgccagatctatgcagataagatccatgtgccaccgactctactcaacgttctctcatctccgtggcctttctccatgtggggtatcgacatgattggaatgatcgaaccgaaagcttcaaacggtcatcgtttcatcttagtagcaattgattacttcaccaaatgggtcgaagcagcatcttacgccaatgttacaagacaagtggttgtgaggtttatcaagaataacatcatttgccgatatggtattcccagcaagatcattactgacaatggttcaaacctgaataacaagatgatgaaagaattgtgtgaggaattcaagattgagcatcataactcttctccttacagaccaaaaatgaacggcgccgttgaagccgctaacaagaacattaagaagatcgtccagaaaatggtcgtcacttacaaagactggcacgaaatgctgccatttgctttacatgggtaccgtacttcagtgcgtacttcaacaggggcaactcccttttctctagtatacggcatggaagctgtgctccccgtagaagttgaaatcccatcaatgagagtcctcatggagactaagttatcagaagctgaatggtgtcaaagtagatacgatcagttgaacttaatcgaagaaaaacgtatgactgctctatgccatggacagttataccaagcaaggatgaaacaagctttcaacaaaaaggttcgacctcgtgaatttcaagaaggcgacctcgtgcttaaaaagatcttgtcttttcaaccagattctaggggcaaatggtctcctaattatgaaggcccgtatgttgtcaaaagaacattttctggcggtgccatgattcttactaccatggatggtgatgaactcccacatcctgtgaatgcagatgcagtcaagaaatactttgtctaa
- the LOC131593933 gene encoding uncharacterized mitochondrial protein AtMg01250-like: MSILVNGSATNDFSVEKGLRQGDPLSPFVFVLVMEALTALMKKSKELGEFCGFSFKGDEEVDKLQFADDTIILAEGDTANLWSMKAILRDFKMLSGLRINFHKSNLYGINVGDWFLEAASSFVS, from the coding sequence ATGTCCATCCTTGTTAATGGGAGTGCTACCAACGATTTTAGTGTGGAGAAAGGTCTTAGGCAAGGTGATCCCTTGTCTCCGTTTGTGTTCGTTTTAGTCATGGAGGCTCTTACGGCCTTAATGAAGAAATCAAAGGAGCTAGGTGAATTCTGTGGCTTTAGTTTCAAGGGTGACGAGGAGGTGGATAAgttacaatttgcggatgatactattATTTTGGCGGAAGGAGATACCGCGAATTTATGGAGTATGAAAGCTATCCTTAGAGATTTTAAAATGTTGTCGGGCTTACGGATTAATTTTCACAAGAGTAATCTTTATGGAATTAATGTGGGAGATTGGTTTTTGGAAGCGGCTTCATCCTTCGTATCTTGA